DNA sequence from the Halalkalicoccus subterraneus genome:
TCCGGGAACAACTCATCGCAATCGGTGAAGGGCTTACCCTTACTGTTACGAGTGTATTCACGAGAATACTCGCCGTTTTTGGAATTTCGATCGCCATCAACGCTGCTGGCATTCCCTCAACAGATGCCGTTCAATTACTCCGGTCGGCGTCGCACTCGCTTATCTCGCGGTCCGCACCACTCGCCGTCACGAGATCCAATTCGGGATCCCGTCGTCCCGCGGTATCGCCTGGATTATCGCCATCCCTCTGTTAACCGCCGGAAGTGGCTATATTCTCGAGCCACTTCTTACGGTCGTCGGGATTGGGCCACCTGCCTCAATCAGATCAAGCGCCGTCGACGGATTCACGACCCGACCCCTCCTCTGGGTGGTTGTCCTCATTGGCTGGTTTGGCGTCGCTGCACCCGCAGAAGAACTGCTGTTCCGCGGTATCATCCAGGGACGACTTCGAGAGACCTTTTCTCCGTTCTCGGGAATCTTACTCGCTGCCGTGTGTTTTGCGTTAATGCACGTCCCCGTCGCAGCACTGTCGGCCGGCATGACGCCTGCGAGCAGTTTCGTCGAGACACTCGTGAGTGGCGCCATCTTTGGCCTTGCATATGAATGCACAGGTAATCTCCTCGTTCCATCTATCGCTCACGCAGGCCTCTGGACGGCAGGATTACTGGTTCTGTGAGAAATACTGCTTTGTTGTATACCTTGCTCATCCTCCACCTCTACTTCCCAAACAGCAAGTGGTCTTCTCGTGCGTCGGTATAACGACTGTCCCGAGCGAGCGAGGAATCCCCGTCTCGGAGCTGACTGAAGGGAGGTGAGAATACGGCGTTTCTTGCTCGTGAGTGAGGGTTTCAGGAGTTAGCTGTGGCGCGTATCAGAAATCAGTTCGTATTTGGAGGACCGATAGATCTGGGTGAGTTAGTGATCGGGGGCATTTACCCGGATTTATCGAAACTAGTATCGCATCCGGTCAGAGCATATGGTAGAGCATCACGTTTATATAAATGTAAAGTATACTTTACTGTAAAGGGTGTTATACACCCCGCGATCACAATGAGCGAAGAACTCACCGCAAAACAACGAGTCGAAAAGCGCGAGCAGTACAGGGACTGGATCAATAAATCGGTCGGAGCTGGCGTCGCAAGCTTCTTTATTGCGACTGCAGCCTGGATACTTACCGACGAACCGCTGGTGCTTTTTGCCGGCTTGGGGCTTTACTGGCTTGGGTGTCTCGGGATGGGCATTGGATACTGGTACTCACCAGTTTCGGTCAGAGATGAACTTGAACAGCGGATGGAGCGGGAAGCGAGTCAAACAATGTTTGCGTTCGTCGCAGTCGTGGCGATAATCGGTCTTCCAGCAGATGTCGTGCTTAGCACGACTGGTGTCTATACTGCCCCCGCCGCTATCCGGGGTGCGATCTGGGGATACCTTCTGTTGATCTTCATCTTTGGAGCCGTTCATTGGCGTGTGACCCGACAATACAGATGAGCGTGGAGTGGTCATGAAAACCAATATTACTGCCTACCGTGAACGCGAAGGGTTGAGTCAAGGGGAACTCGCGACAGCCGTTGGCGTTTCGCGACAGACGATAAATGCGATCGAACGAGATCGGTACAATCCGTCATTAGAGTTGGCGTTCAAACTTGCGGCCTACTTTGAGTGTCCGATCGAGGCCTTGTTTGAGCCCAATATCGAACCAGTTGGAGAGTGACCGAATGTACCGCGACGTTTCTGGGAAGCCTTCCACCCAGCGGGCTGTATCACGATCACTTCCCTATTCCCACATTTCA
Encoded proteins:
- a CDS encoding CPBP family intramembrane glutamic endopeptidase produces the protein MVVLIGWFGVAAPAEELLFRGIIQGRLRETFSPFSGILLAAVCFALMHVPVAALSAGMTPASSFVETLVSGAIFGLAYECTGNLLVPSIAHAGLWTAGLLVL
- a CDS encoding helix-turn-helix transcriptional regulator; this translates as MKTNITAYREREGLSQGELATAVGVSRQTINAIERDRYNPSLELAFKLAAYFECPIEALFEPNIEPVGE